The stretch of DNA TGTTGTCCGTGAAGTTCTGAACCAGGCCCAGGCTGAGCTGCGCGCCGCCAAGCGCGGCCAGCATGCCCGCCGCCATCACGGCGCCAAAGCGCAGTCTTACCACATTAATGCCGGCCGCCTTCACCGCTTCCGGGTTCTCGCCGGCGGCCGTCACGCGCAGGCCCCACGGCGTCCGCCAGAGGAAGAAGGACATCGCCGCCACGGTGATCCACGCGAAATACGTGAACGGGCTCTGCCGGAACAACACGTCGCCGAGAACCGGAATATTGCACAACACGGGGATGTTCCAGATACTGGGCCCTTCCGCCTCCTTGGGGATCGACGGCACCTTGCTGAGGTAGCCCGTGAAGCCGGATGCGAGGATGTTGATCGCCACCCCGCTGACGATCGCGCCGATGCGCATTTTCTGCGTCGCCGCCGCATGCAGCAGGCCGAGCAGCGCGCCCACAATCAGCGCGGCGAAGAGCCCCGCCAGTACCCCGCCCGTCGAGCCGAAAGCGATCGCCGCGAACGCTCCGCCGAGCATCATCCCTTCGAGGGCGATGATGACAACGCCGCTGCGCTCCGACAGAATGCCGCCCATCGCCGCCAGGATCAGCGGCGCGCTCAGGCTCATCGTGCTGGCAAGGATCGTAACGAGCAGTTTCATGACGGCGGCACCACCGGTGGCGGAGCCGCATCCGGCGAGGCGGACGGCCGCGATTTGCGGAACCCGCGAAGGTAGTCCGCCAGGACCGGAGTCATGACCGCCAGGATCAAAATGCCCTGCACGATGAAGGACAGTTCCTTCGGTACCCCTGTCAGCGTCTCCATACCGATTGCACCGAGGCGGAGCGCGCCGAGGAACAGTGAGGCCGCCAGAATTCCCAACGGCCCTCCGCCACCCATCAAGGCGATCGTAATGCCGTCAAAGCCGCGGCCCGCGGCGAAATCCGGCTTCAGAGCGCCCGCATACGCGGATACACCCATCAGTTCCATCGCGCCCGCCAGGCCGGCCAGAGCGCCGCTGACCGCCATTGCCCGGAGCAGCACGCGCCCCTCGTCGATGCCGTACGTGCGCGCCGCGAACCGGTTCTTGCCTACCGCTCGAATCTCGAATCCAAGCACGGACCGGCTGAGAAGCCAGGCCACCGCCGGCACCATGAGAAGGGCCAGAAAGACGCCGGCATGCAGATCGGTCCGCGCGAAGAGCGTGGGCAGGACCGCGTTCGAACCGATAGGAAGCGACTGCGGGCTCTGGGAGGCCGGATCGTGCATGGGGCCGTAAACGGTGTTGATGAGATACGTGGAGAGCTTCAGCGCCACCCAGTTCAGCATGATGGTGCTCACCACCTCATGAACGTTCCGCTTGGCCTTCATCAGAGCGGCGAGAGCGGCCCATGCGGCCCCGGTAACCATTCCGCCGGCGATCACGAGCGGGATGAGGGCGATAGCCGGCAGCGCGCGGCCTGCGTGGCCGAGCAGTGCGGCGCCGACCGCGCCCATCACGAACTGGCCCTCGCCGCCGATGTTGAACAACCCGGCCTTGAAAGCAACGGTGAACCCCAGCGCCAGCAAAAGCAGCGGAGTAGCGGCCCCCAGAACCCCGGCGAGGCTCTCCACGGACCCAAGCGCTTCCGAGAACATCGCGCGGTACGCGTCGACCGGCTGGTAGCCGGTGGCGGCTATGACCGCGGCGCTCAGCACGAGGCCAATGACGGCGGCTATCAGAACGCGCATAAGGGGCTGCCAGTCTGTACGATCGCGGGAATGAGTTTCATGTTCATGGGACGAGCGTTCGCAAGGCGGCCCGCACGGCCATTATAGGAAGAAGCACGCCCGCCGGTGAACATTCTGTGGCCCTCTCCGCCACGCCGGTCTCGCACCGAAACCCCTGGGCGGCATCCCGTTGCGTCTCATGAATGCCGAGAGTATTCACTCGCGCTCCGGCAGGGCCGCGCGCGTCTTCCGGGCCGGCCTTGCCCGGTCCGGCCCCTTCGTTTCCATCTTTCAACCGCCAGACGCTACCATGCGTTCGGCGCATCTGCGCCTTTCCGCTTATGGAACACCTGCTTTCCACAGAGAACCTCACCAAGACGTTCGGCGCATTCACCGCGAACGACCGCATCTCCCTGCAGGTCCGGCCCGGTGACCGCCTCGCGGTCCTCGGCGAAAACGGCGCCGGAAAATCCACGATGATGCGTATGCTGGCGGGCGAACTGCAGCCCGACGGCGGCCGGATCATCTGGAAAGGCGAGCCCGTTCGCTGGCGATCCGCGCGCGACGCTCAGTCACGCGGAATCGGCATGGTCCACCAGCATTTCCTCCTCGTAGGCCCCATCACGGCCGCCGAGAACATCGGCCTGGGATTCGAGCCTCGCAGGGGGCTGATCATGGACCGGCGCAAACTCTCCGAGCGCGTGC from Armatimonadota bacterium encodes:
- a CDS encoding ABC transporter permease; protein product: MKLLVTILASTMSLSAPLILAAMGGILSERSGVVIIALEGMMLGGAFAAIAFGSTGGVLAGLFAALIVGALLGLLHAAATQKMRIGAIVSGVAINILASGFTGYLSKVPSIPKEAEGPSIWNIPVLCNIPVLGDVLFRQSPFTYFAWITVAAMSFFLWRTPWGLRVTAAGENPEAVKAAGINVVRLRFGAVMAAGMLAALGGAQLSLGLVQNFTDNMTAGRGFIALAAIVFGRWRPGGALIACVFFAFADALQSGLQLVPGIGNKVPSELLAMLPYVATLVALVFFSKQVQAPAATGDTGD
- a CDS encoding ABC transporter permease, whose protein sequence is MRVLIAAVIGLVLSAAVIAATGYQPVDAYRAMFSEALGSVESLAGVLGAATPLLLLALGFTVAFKAGLFNIGGEGQFVMGAVGAALLGHAGRALPAIALIPLVIAGGMVTGAAWAALAALMKAKRNVHEVVSTIMLNWVALKLSTYLINTVYGPMHDPASQSPQSLPIGSNAVLPTLFARTDLHAGVFLALLMVPAVAWLLSRSVLGFEIRAVGKNRFAARTYGIDEGRVLLRAMAVSGALAGLAGAMELMGVSAYAGALKPDFAAGRGFDGITIALMGGGGPLGILAASLFLGALRLGAIGMETLTGVPKELSFIVQGILILAVMTPVLADYLRGFRKSRPSASPDAAPPPVVPPS